From a region of the Hymenobacter jejuensis genome:
- a CDS encoding RagB/SusD family nutrient uptake outer membrane protein, producing the protein MERANICIKNIPEMALYTSGSSADTAALHRLHGEALTLRAQYYYELIRNWGDVPVQFNPSTPGQDFKLPNADRNATLTQLIADLLTAEKLVPWRSQAGLVNERITKGAVKALRRASRCSAAVIRFTVPP; encoded by the coding sequence GTGGAGCGGGCCAATATCTGCATCAAGAACATCCCGGAGATGGCGCTATACACCAGCGGCTCCAGCGCCGACACGGCGGCTCTCCACCGCCTCCACGGCGAAGCCCTGACGCTGCGGGCACAATATTATTACGAGCTGATTCGCAACTGGGGCGACGTGCCGGTGCAGTTTAACCCGTCTACACCGGGCCAGGATTTCAAGCTGCCGAATGCCGACCGTAACGCCACTCTGACGCAGTTGATCGCTGACCTGCTGACTGCCGAAAAGCTGGTGCCGTGGCGCTCGCAGGCCGGTTTGGTAAACGAGCGCATTACCAAAGGTGCCGTGAAAGCTTTGCGGCGCGCCTCGCGTTGCAGCGCGGCGGTTATTCGCTTCACGGTACCGCCATGA